ACTTCCTTCCTCAATACAAATGCTTGGTAGACAAACTTTGCCGGGTTCCATATAATTTTAACAtctctacttgaaaaaaaaaattatcaaagattGTTGACTGGACTGTTGACTTGGATGTCGAAATGCCCACTGTGGTAGTAATGTTTCCCTACGACTTTGATAAAGGGGtattcaaaaagaaaatgaaactcGTCCTCTATAGAACAAGACTCACGTAGTTCATAAATTACTTATCTCTATATGATCATATCCTTCACGCTTTCCCTTTTCTGTTgctaactctctctctctctctctctctctctctctctctctctctctctctctctctctctctctctctctctcgctcgctctctctctctctctctctctctctctctctctctctctctctctctctctctctctctctctctctctctctctctctttctttctcaaTGATTATTAGCAAACAAATCAATGTGTTCTGGACAGTGTTCAAGATCAGGTTGTGAGTGGCATGAACTTCCTTTATCATGTACAGTTGTAAACTGAGCACAAAGTATTTCTTAACAAAGTTTACTGGTTTCCTTACCATTCAGACATTGATGAATGTGCTACTCAAAATGATGGCTGTGACCACACCTGTACAAATACTATTGGATCTTTCACATGTTCTTGTGACAGTGGATATGCACTGGCTATAGACAACCTAGGATGTGACGGTAAGTATTTATCATCATAAGTATAATGATATAGCTtactttctttgttttatcaatatcATTAGAATTGTATCTTCGTAATTATCAGCAAGACATTGCATTTCTACTTATGTGTGATATTGACATGGTGAATGataaagtactttttgagtttatcatttcaaaaaatgtaaaattgatttatCAGCACGTTTGAAACGATATCTGCTTTTAAAACCAATTACACAACAAACGTAATGCAACATACACTTATAAAGACGATTATGATAAATAAAGAGTGTTGattataacttgtattttcttttctaCCGTAGTAATAGAACAGATAAAGTTAAAACTATCGATACATGTTTGTAAACTATCAAATACTTTTCATTCTGCAGACATTGATGAGTGTGCTACTCAGAATGGTGGCTGTGCCCACACGTGTACAAATAATATTGGATCATTCACATGTTCTTGTAACACTGAATATGTACTGGCTGCAGACAACCTAGGGTGTGATGGTAAGTAATTGTATCAGATGTATGATATATTACTATAATGGCAACGTACTTTGAAAAGACTAAGAAAAAACCCAGGTCAAATTATTGTataactttgttattgtatggaTACTCGCCAGTTTAAAGGATATAACTGAACACTTTtggaacaaacaacaaatattttgtctttgGATTCACCCTGGACAAAAATAACCTGCATTTCCCCAAAACTGTTAAATGGagttaaattcatgaaattaAGTCATTGCGTCATATGTACTGAAATACATTTGATGAATATTTAACATTAGAACTGCgaataatctctctctctctctctctctctctctctctctctctctctctctctctctctctctctctctctctctctctctctctctctctctctctctctctctctctctctgtatacCATGTATATTGCTATAATAACAAACAGAAATGAGTATAGCCAAGTGAATGGACAAACTATTTGTGATGACAAAGACCGTGCCTAtagcaaaaaaacaacaactaccGATTGTGTTTTCCTGTATATAACATAATTAGGGGAAAGTGATTGGgcataaaaaaatacacacaaaacagTGCTACAGTTGTTATACAAGGCCATTGAGTGTAATTTGTTTGAATGATTGGGGTATTTAAAAAGTGtatttctgtaacttttttttatcttaGTACAGTAATGATTATAACACTTAAATTGgaaaaatgttcttttttcTTTAGTTAATGAGGCACCATATGGTGGGTGGTGTAAGATACAAGCAACAGGTAAGAAGTATAAATATacgtggctatatggatgaagAGTGTTAATATAATTGGAATTATAATTAACTAACTTAAACCACTGAATTCCATGTTTATCATTCAATGAATTGTAGCACTCCCTCCCCTGTACacagtttattattgtacatacaggaaatggTTTTTTCAAACCCAGCAAACTTAGTAAACACAGTCAAACTACTTATACATGGTCTCATTACAATACATGGGGAAGCAACAATTGCATGCACCTACTAGGCTGAAATAATCGTAGCAACTAAAACCACACCCATGGCAACCACAACAGTGATGGTGTATATAATTGCTAAAATAACACCAAAAATTGGTAGGCAAGTGATTGAATCAAATAACCCATGCTGATGTCACCAAAAATACAGTATCTGTATGTTAAATGTAAATAGTTAAACCTTACATGCTAATTAAGTAGAAACAATTCAAAGTTATAGACACGGACACTGATAACATCAGCATGGTAACTGGCTACCGGGTGCCAATCCCATAATTCCCCACATTATTGTACAGATGCCGGTCCATGGCAAATTTGACTAATTTTATTCTTACACTATATAGAGTggtgaaaatgatttttttagaTTCAGACTGGACATCAGTTAAAGGCGCTATGACAAAATCACTCTCGTATTTATTACCCTTCAATCAAAACTTTACAAATAGACTACTATGCATCCCAGAGAGAGAATAAACTGATAAGCATCCATCTAAAGTTTGGTgatctttattttgattagCAGACTTTGATCTTTTACAACAATTTAAAGTCACTTGTGTTGGATGGAATGATGAAGGTTACAGTACAGGAACATCTGCTCAGAATGTTGACGTCAACAATAACACCAATGGTTTAACTTACGAAATAAGAGCAAAGACTCATGGTGATGAAACTCATGAACAACTTATATACACATCCAACAATTCAATGTCACCTCCTCTATGGTTACCCCAGGGTCGACAGGATTCAAACTTTACTATTGCAGTTCTGATCAAAGTCATCGATGTTTTTCAAGCATTTGATGTCTTTACTCTAGCTGTAAAGGTCAGTATAcatcatatgataatgtattttacaaatCTTGATGGAGCTGTACAAGTACAAGTTCTACTACATGacatatgtttatttttatttgtcacaGGTGAAACCCCCTACAAACATCGTGATGGATATTGCTACAAATGATTCGATGCTTAACACAATATTGGAAATTGGTGACAAGACAttgatatacaatgtcttatacaTCTTAGCTGATACAATCAACACTTGTAATGAGGTAATGTTGTTTAGGATTTCTCTCTTTATTTCTCGTTAAATAGAATTTCTAAAACAAACATAGCGAGAAGAGCATCATGattgatatacataatacaatgtagcttCACTAGTATAGCATGTTTGAAATGATTGTGATGTTTCACTTTATGAGACCAGTTGATGTGACACCAATATCTACTCAAGGCTTTCGGTAGATTGACCAAGGCAtcataattgtttttaaatggCAGTTCCAAAGTGGCAGTATCTAGCTATCAACCTTTTGAATTGCAACTAGTATTACCTATGGTTATAGATGGTAGATTCCAACAACACAATACTAATGTGGTAGGTTAAGACAGGATaatttacacattcatcataATGTAGAGAATAGAATCTTGAAAACGGTTTCTTTTTATCCAGTTAAAGCAATTATGGGTTGTccaaatatgttgatttataaATAGGTGTCATTCACTTGCAATTATTTCGTCCAGGAAGTGATGgcaacttgtacctatatttGTTAAAAACTGTCAATCAAGTCTGTCACTACATATAATTTTAATTAGACTGCAATTGTTTATCATTTCAGGAATCATGCATGGAGGAATCAGTCGAATCTGGAATGTTGACCAAGGTAACATATACTATCAAGTATTTTTCGTCAtcgtcgtcccccccccccaaaaaaaaagcgAGGCGAGGAGaccgtctgtctgtatgtccatCTGTGCATCCGTCAGTAATACGGCAGTTCACAGACATGTGCACTGTCTGATTTCTGTTAATGTAACACAATTAAAGTTTAACTGGACTTTCCTTTAAAACTGCAGTGgctgtaactggaatatcatttttcgattggacaatcaacaatatattttgttgaaatcatgatcgaGTTGCGTTGTTCATTTTAGGGTGTGGTCtgtaaaaccaatctgattaaatttATCATACCATGTCATGTGTACATCAACTATACAATTACATTTGCCTACAGATGATTCGATGCTGTTCAGCGTATATGATATAATCGTGTTTAAGTTGTTAATAGGTAAACAAAATTGGTGAAAAAATCCATATCAGCTGTATAGTTTTACGAGTGGAGTCATGATACCAACTAAAAATAAGATGTAATTCGACTAATCCCGGTATTCACCAAATGAGAATCACATGTCAAGGCAATTACAAGTGATGTGGGTTCACTGTAACAGCTGGTCatggtaatttcaaatttcaaacatttctcTCTCCTACGTACAGCGGCAAAGGTCTTGGCTTGGTTGAGAACTTAGAGAGCTTGAAATAGTACTTCCACACCTGTATAAATACCAGGACAATTCTCAGTTTAGAGACATTCTTGAAATAGAGTATTAGTAAGACCCAAACACAAGTTTGTGTCATCAATCATCCGGAAAAAGTGTAAAATAGAACATTTCACTTTAATATAGGGCACAGGGGGGATAATTGATACATTGGAAGAGGTCATGAGCACTGACTCGGAAATGAGTATACAGGATACAGAACTGGTGGCCCAAACCTTAGCCGTCATAACAACTACTTGTACTTCAGACAGATTCACTTCAAAAAGTGAGGTATGTAAAAGCTAAATGAGTTCTAAGAACGTAAAGTAAACTAATTTATATATAGTTGTCTGAACTTGTCTAGTTGTGAATCgctcttttttctttttcctttcgCTTGGTTTAATTACACTTATCactataaaatgtttgttttatagAAATGCCATGCATTTACCCAACGTCCATTTGGTACTTGATGTTTCTATACATTGATTATTCCTCATCAAGTGAGAAACGGACCAAATACAACCcgttccaatttaccattcagtggctctgtttgatacaactatacagaaaccaataagaaactgcacactctacactttaagatagcaagactgaatgaatacagtttattgggacactttgtctaaatgaaatgaactaatgtaccaccatgcagacacaaatgtcaaaacattggtgcctatgtgtctgtgtctagttacaTTTATTTTAGGAGAAATTGCTATCTTCCTATAGTGTAGAACATACCGTTTCATATTGATTTCGGAGTGGATGTATCAAGCAGAGTCACTGAACTTGAAAACTACAAAGTGCTGTTGTGTTTTGATCATAACAACACTACAAACACTAATTTACACCTACCAATTTAAGAATATCTGGTAGTCAAGCATGTCACttaataaaaatgacatttacaaaaacTAATCATCTATATTATAGGTGATAAAGAAAGCATCAGATATGATTGGAACAGCAACAAAGTCATTGCAGAGATTCATGGAAAACAACACCGGTAGCTATAGCAACGACACAGCTGCAGGAAAGATCAGAAATGGTAAGTCATCAACTGTCTGTACAAATCAAATTTGTATTTGTGAAACTGGTATGCTGAATTACATAATAACTGATAGCATTTGCCTCTAAGTTATCAAATCTCCTATTTTCTCATTTATGTTTagattttcttcattcatcttCTAATATGTTGTATGTGGTATCCGATTCTACTGTACAAGATATCGGTGAAGTTGACAAGGTATGAGAGCAAAGGCTAGCCTAAGGCTAGTTTAATCTTCAAGTTGGCTGcatttgtttaatttcataagacccagaaaagtcatttttgacAACCCTCTAATAAGCAACTtctctaatacatgtatagagtTAATTTTTAATAGGAAAGGCCTGATGTACAATGGAACAAGGTATTTAGGGAAACAAACAAAGTTGGGAGCTAAAATTCATTCAACAATAGTGTCAGTTTGAGGAGAGTTTTGTAGATGTTTAGAAATGGTAGCTTTTAGCTTAAATTTAGCTGCTAGTAATGTTTAGTTCCATAATGCCTTGCCCTTGTGGACAGTAGACCTCTTCCTAGTCAGATTCCCAATTTGTGTGTAACTCTATTTTAGTCAAGCAATGTAGAATTTGAGGATGTGACTTTTCTCGGTCCGACATCTTTATGCATTATGTGGACATTGGATAACTTTCTAGCTCTGCTCTCAGTGAAAGCTGTGCGGAGCTTAAGTGTTGGTGATTCTCTGTTCTCCGTTGTCGGTCCGTCAATTTTTCTACTTTCATCTTCTCCTCCAAAAGTACTGTGCCAATtgacctgaaatttggtgtgtagGTGTCATTTGATGAGCATATATGTTTGCTCAAGACAAGTTGAATGtgtcatttttatgcaaattaggtgtaaaaatacagaatttttggtaaaaatctttaaaatcttcttctccaaaactactgggccaattgagatgaaatttcttatgtaggtgtcatttgattagcagatataagtttgttcaagacaagttgattgggttattaatatgcaaattagaggtaaaagtataatttcaaaaaattaattactacaatataaaagtacaatattttaccaactttctgagTGAAATAAGTTCAAtagtgtgtgtgtcatcatatgaaaccactaaccactttattactttgctaaaccaaaactgtatagtgaaagagctgaacagcagaaccacttctacaccttacaaaaaaaaaaaaaaaaaaaaaaaaaaaaagcagtgGAGGTCACTTGTAATTATTAAATTTTGCAAATCAGTGATTTATGAAGTGTTACTTTACTGAATATATGCCACTTTTCTCTGATCCAGATAAAGGAACCTATAACTACTCTATTTGATGCAATCAATACATGCCTTGATATTACCGTGATGGCAGCTGACATTGGTGATGACCTGGCTATGTACAAAGATGAATGGATTGTTGCCATGGCCGACAGACGTAGTAGAAGTGATCTCCATGGTAGCAAGCTAACATCTGAATTTGGTGGTTTCACTCTCCCTTTTGGcagtgaaaatgataatgaaattgaaatcaTGACTGTAAAGGTAGGATGCAAATTAAAGATTTAACAATTAGTTGGTGGGGATGAGGCAAAAGAAGAAGAATGTATAGTAGGAACAGAATTGTCATTACAATCATGATCTTATCCTTGGGCATTAGTACGGGGCCCAGGGGGGACTACTACATTTGGGTCTGTCCCTCCATTTGTCTGGCCAACTGTGCATACATGCGTCCTTGTCCACATGTATCTCTGTCGATTTCTGATAAAATATTGTgcttcattttgattttttgaactTCATGCATGGCTGAATAACTGCcataaaaattgacattttgccCATTAAGTCTGAAAACTTAATAAAGACCCCATGTTAATGTTTATAGCCATGTTGATCTCTATGTTCAAGTTCAAACAGTGAAAATTGTACAAAGTGGATATTATGGTATTATAATACGTTTCATAATGCATGGCcccatttcaaccaaacctggcacaaatgtcaacaCTGTAGTCTGTCAACTTGATTCTTGACCTTCACAACAATGCTGGTCATATTTgtagtacaatatcacattaCCAGGTGGGCTTTCAATTGAGATCTTGACCTTCAACTTTGACCTATATGTGCATGTTCAAATAGCCAAGTATGTGATTTCAACAAAATCTGACTCAAATGTCAGATAATAAAGTGACCTATGTAGGTCACTTCGATTCTCAACCTTTATGATTAATAGCTGAATGGCGGCCACATGTATCATAAAATGTTTGGCTCTCCAACTCTGGAATCTTAATAGATGGTGACCTCATTTGAGTGTCCAGTCCATGTTATCCATGGTGAATGTTTtaatgagaccttgaccttgaacTCTATGTTTAAATTCAAATGATCCAAAATATTCCAAGTGTTCATGTTTGCCACTGACATGCACGGACAAACCCACAGAAGCTGGTGCTGTTGCTAAGtacaccactagagggcgaccTGACGGGTTGCCTTGTGAGTGCGGAGCATGCGCGTGCTTCGCACTCACTCCGCAACTGTTCAGGTCGACCTCATCTGTCAGTGAGCTTAGCAATAGGGGCGCGTTCGGGAGACAAAACGCCCGCGGACGTTTCAAAAAGTTTTGTTCATGAACGACTAATTGTCATACTTTTTCGAGGGCGAACTGGGACGAAGGAAGGCGGAAGAGTGAGGTGACTCGCCAAAAGCCAAGATGGCGGCCACGAATTCTCACTTCATCGACGAACTTGAGTTTTTGTGTAGGATTACATAGTGCACATTAGTTTTGATTCATCACTGCAAAAAAGTTCATTGGCAACGGTAATTAGAAATAAAAATACCCGTCGACATAATGGTACGATCGATTTGACGTACATTGAGCAATGCAAGAAAAGCTTGGggtcaggtcacaggtcaaacaTCACTTCGTTAGCGTAAGAATAGTGTATGCATAAATAACAGGCCTTTTTTATTAGGCATTCTAGCATCCTGACAGTACTACAAAGGTGTGATTTAACTATGCGCATCGTCTTTTCAGTGATGAGTgctgaatgtacacaaaatgcaaCAATCTTCTGTATGAATGTGCCgccatcttttgtttttgtaataatACTATTCGAAACAGGGCGCCCtggccaaacaatgacaaaacgttTTGGCGACCGAACGCGCCCCAGTGCCAGCTGCTGTGGACAAACTTGACACAGCTGTCAGCTACCGTAGTCAATTTACGTGCAGATACTCTATACCTTCGCTATAATGACCAAATGATGGccattcaaaatattcaaactgTTGGAGACTATGTTTTTCTTCACTGCCATCTTATTATATCATCTCAATCATCACATTAACAGTCATCATcctcgtcatcgtcatcgtcatcatcatcatcatcatcatcatcatgatcatcatcatcatcctttCTTTACAGTATTGGGAATAAATTAAGCCATGATCTCGATATTCAAGTAAATACTATTACACAAAAAGTATCTGAGCTCTTACTTAAATAAATTTGGTAGAATACATTCTCCAATTGAATGATATTACATTTACCAAATGCTCGTTTTTCTTGAATTCTAATAAGTTTCTCCCTTTCCATCATAGTTCATGGGCATTGCCATGAATCCAATCACATGGAACACCCCCAAACCATTAATGGATGCACCTCTACTGTCTTTGGAAGTGCTTGATAAAACCAGATCCACTGATCCTCTGCCAGGAAATAAAG
The sequence above is drawn from the Glandiceps talaboti chromosome 21, keGlaTala1.1, whole genome shotgun sequence genome and encodes:
- the LOC144451287 gene encoding uncharacterized protein LOC144451287, whose product is MSIQDTELVAQTLAVITTTCTSDRFTSKSEVIKKASDMIGTATKSLQRFMENNTGSYSNDTAAGKIRNDFLHSSSNMLYVVSDSTVQDIGEVDKIKEPITTLFDAINTCLDITVMAADIGDDLAMYKDEWIVAMADRRSRSDLHGSKLTSEFGGFTLPFGSENDNEIEIMTVKLNGGHMYHKMFGSPTLES